A window of Mycolicibacterium holsaticum DSM 44478 = JCM 12374 genomic DNA:
CCGGGAAATCCACGCCGCCCCGGCGCCGCGCGTCCGGGCCGACGTCAGGCAACTCGACAAGGAACCCGCCTAGTGCGCTACTTCTATGACACCGAGTTCATCGACGACGGCCGGACCATCGATTTGATCTCCATCGGGGTCGTCGCCGAGGATGGGCGTGAATACTACGCTGTCTCAACGGAATTCGATCCGGACCGGGCGGGAAAATGGGTCCGCAAGCACGTGCTGCCCAAGCTGCCGTCGCCGTCGTCTGCGGTGTGGCGGTCGCGTAGGCAGATCCGCGCGGAGCTGGAGACGTTCTTCGGCGTCGACGGCGCCGAGCCGATCGAGCTGTGGGCGTGGGTCGGCGCCTACGACCACGTGGTGCTGTGCCAGTTGTGGGGCCCGATGACCGAGCTGCCGCCCGCGATGCCGCGCTTCACCCGCGAACTGCGCCAGCTGTGGGAGGACCGCGGTGCGCCGCGGATACCGCCGCGGCCCGACGACGCCCACGACGCGCTGGTCGACGCGCGCGACAACCTGCTGCGGTTCCGGCTGATCACCCAGGGCCCGGGTGCCGCAGAAGGCCCAGCCCAGCGGCAATAAAGAACCGCTTTGCGGGCCGTTACCATGAATGGGTGAACTGGACCGTGGACGTACCCATCGACCAGCTGCCCGCGTTGCCCCCGTTACCCGAGGAGCTACGCCAACGGTTGGACGCCGCGTTGGCCAAGCCGGCGGTGCAACAGCCCAGCTGGGATGCCGAGCAGGCCAAGACCATGCGCACGGTGTTGGAGAGCGTCCCGCCGGTGACGGTGCCCGCCGAGGTGGAGCGGCTCAAGGGCCTGCTCGCCGACGTCGCCCGCGGCGAGGCGTTTTTGCTGCAGGGCGGCGACTGCGCCGAGACGTTCGTCAACAACACCGAACCGCATATCCGCGCCAACATCCGGACCCTGCTGCAGATGGCGGTGGTGTTGACCTACGGCGCGAGCGTCCCGGTGGTCAAGATGGCCCGGATCGCCGGCCAGTACGCCAAGCCGCGGTCCTCGGACATCGACGCGCTTGGCTTGAAGTCCTACCGCGGCGACATGGTCAACGGCTTTGCACCGGATGCCGCGGCCCGCGAGCACGACCCGTCGCGGCTGGTCCGCGCGTACGCCAACGCCAGCGCCGCGATGAACCTGGTGCGGGCGTTGACCGCGTCGGGCCTGGCGTCGCTGCACCAGGTGCACGACTGGAACCGCGAGTTCGTCCGCACCTCGCCTGCCGGTGCCCGCTACGAGGCGCTGGCAGGCGAGATCGACCGCGGGCTGACGTTCATGAGCGCCTGCGGCGTCGACGACCAGAACCTGCAGACCGCCGAGATCTACGCCAGCCATGAGGCGCTGGTACTGGACTACGAGCGCGCGATGCTGCGGTTGTCCACCGAAGACGCCGAGGGGATGACCGGGGAACACCAGCCCAAGCTCTACGACCTCTCGGCGCACTACGTGTGGATCGGGGAGCGGACCCGTCAACTCGACGGCGCCCATATCGCGTTCGCCGAGGTGATCGCCAACCCGATCGGCGTCAAGATCGGTCCGACGATGACGCCGGAACTGGCCGTGGAGTACGTCGAGCGCCTCGATCCGGCCAACGTGCCGGGCCGGCTGACATTGGTGACCCGGATGGGCAACAACAAGGTTCGCGATACGTTGCCGCCGATCATCGAGAAGGTGCAGGCCACCGGCCACCAGGTGATCTGGCAGTGCGATCCGATGCACGGCAACACCCATGAGTCCTCCACCGGGTACAAGACCCGCCACTTCGACCGGATCGTCGACGAGGTGCAGGGATTCTTCGAGGTGCACCGCGCGCTGGGCACCCACCCCGGCGGCATCCACGTCGAGATCACCGGCGAGAACGTGACGGAGTGCCTCGGCGGCGCACAGGACATCTCCGACACCGACCTGGCGGGCCGCTACGAGACCGCGTGCGACCCGCGGCTCAACACCCAGCAGAGCCTGGAGTTGGCGTTCCTGGTCGCCGAGATGCTGCGCGACTAGAACTCTGGTTCACAGAAGTACCGCGATATTGCTGCCCAGCGTCCATGCGCCAACGGCGATCAGGCCGGTCAACGTCAGCACCGTGAGAAACCAGAACCAGCCCGCCCGCTTGGCGCGTTGCTGGGCCCAGTAGAACTCGTCGAGGCCGATACCGGCGAATTGCCCTGTGACGGGCTGATATTCGTTCTCTGCCGGCATCAGGTCGTCGCGGGTGAACTCGCGGGTGTGCTGCGGCGGGGCGAGCCTGCTGTGGTGCAGCGCCGCCGACGCATGCTGCGCCGAATTGCGCGGTGCGGGAACCAGGAACGGAGGCAGCCCGAGTTCGTCGACGACGGCCTCCAGCTCGTCGGCCATGTCCTGGGCATCCGCGTAACGTCCGGCGGGATCGCGGGCGGTGGCGTGCAACACCAGCTCATCGAATTGTGCTGGGACACCGGCGATCACCGTGCTCGGGGCGGGAACGTCGTGGTCCATCCGCTGATACGCCACCGCCAGGGGGCTGTCACCGGTGAACGGGGTCGCGCCGGTGAGCAGTTCGTAGAGCAGCACGCCGACCGCGTACACGTCGCTGCGCGGCCCGGCGTCACCGGTGCTGACCTGCTCGGGTGACAGGTAGGCCGCCGTACCCAATATCACGCTGGTGGAGGTGATCTTGGCCTCGGCAACCGCACGCACCAGCCCGAAATCGGCGATCTTGACATCGCCGTCGTCGGAGATCAGCACGTTCTCCGGTTTGATGTCGCGGTGGACCAGCCCGGCGCGGTGCGCGACGGCCAAGCCGCCGAGCACCGGTGCCAGCACCGCCGCGGCGGCGTGCGGCGGCATCGGGCCGCGTTCACGCAGCAGTTCGCGCAATGTGCCACCCTCGACGAGCTCCATGACCAAGAACGGCCGCTGACCGTCGAGACC
This region includes:
- a CDS encoding class II 3-deoxy-7-phosphoheptulonate synthase, with protein sequence MNWTVDVPIDQLPALPPLPEELRQRLDAALAKPAVQQPSWDAEQAKTMRTVLESVPPVTVPAEVERLKGLLADVARGEAFLLQGGDCAETFVNNTEPHIRANIRTLLQMAVVLTYGASVPVVKMARIAGQYAKPRSSDIDALGLKSYRGDMVNGFAPDAAAREHDPSRLVRAYANASAAMNLVRALTASGLASLHQVHDWNREFVRTSPAGARYEALAGEIDRGLTFMSACGVDDQNLQTAEIYASHEALVLDYERAMLRLSTEDAEGMTGEHQPKLYDLSAHYVWIGERTRQLDGAHIAFAEVIANPIGVKIGPTMTPELAVEYVERLDPANVPGRLTLVTRMGNNKVRDTLPPIIEKVQATGHQVIWQCDPMHGNTHESSTGYKTRHFDRIVDEVQGFFEVHRALGTHPGGIHVEITGENVTECLGGAQDISDTDLAGRYETACDPRLNTQQSLELAFLVAEMLRD
- a CDS encoding protein kinase domain-containing protein, which gives rise to MSSVEANQQVDPLAGIVLDGRYRVDTVIATGGMSAVYRGLDLRLDRPVAVKIMDSRYAGDTQFLTRFQREARAVARLNDPGLVAVYDQGLDGQRPFLVMELVEGGTLRELLRERGPMPPHAAAAVLAPVLGGLAVAHRAGLVHRDIKPENVLISDDGDVKIADFGLVRAVAEAKITSTSVILGTAAYLSPEQVSTGDAGPRSDVYAVGVLLYELLTGATPFTGDSPLAVAYQRMDHDVPAPSTVIAGVPAQFDELVLHATARDPAGRYADAQDMADELEAVVDELGLPPFLVPAPRNSAQHASAALHHSRLAPPQHTREFTRDDLMPAENEYQPVTGQFAGIGLDEFYWAQQRAKRAGWFWFLTVLTLTGLIAVGAWTLGSNIAVLL
- a CDS encoding polyadenylate-specific 3'-exoribonuclease AS, whose product is MRYFYDTEFIDDGRTIDLISIGVVAEDGREYYAVSTEFDPDRAGKWVRKHVLPKLPSPSSAVWRSRRQIRAELETFFGVDGAEPIELWAWVGAYDHVVLCQLWGPMTELPPAMPRFTRELRQLWEDRGAPRIPPRPDDAHDALVDARDNLLRFRLITQGPGAAEGPAQRQ